In Hydra vulgaris chromosome 06, alternate assembly HydraT2T_AEP, a genomic segment contains:
- the LOC100200465 gene encoding uncharacterized protein LOC100200465 isoform X3 has product MLFYEGYITKSASDITKPFRTRYCTVSMEKISNSDQIRKKKKRTSFQLRQRSISLNNQPLNLLESSDPLQQRVVLTYYKKENKPHLGKFILDDCSIRNISEGIKGFPFAICVTLVYLNIPRDLYLCFEKEEEKENFLKVLQEHTQTQSNSDDDNFDKPTVKEIPIDLNNPIFEELDKLKNAIRSESSNQELDNLSKEYIFPENYRRDSGYSTTNSRSSNASTISRNSFISSLSPKISYDINSFDPSKTLLSCPSVEYDLSLSPLSSKDGSNLNMNLEFNENSEESKENFYENVNISTLSI; this is encoded by the exons ATGCTTTTCTATGAAGGTTATATCACCAAGTCGGCAAGCGATATTACCAAACCATTTCGCACTAGATATTGCACAGTTTCTATGGAAAAAATATCTAATTCAgatcaaataagaaaaaagaaaaagagaacaTCATTTCAATTAAGGCAGAGATCAATTTCACTAAATAATCAGCCTTTGAATCTTCTCGAAAGCAGCGATCCTCTTCAACAAAGAGTAGTACTAACTtactacaaaaaagaaaataaaccaCATCTTG gAAAGTTTATACTCGACGATTGTAGCATTAGAAATATAAGTGAAGGAATAAAAGGTTTTCCATTTGCTATATGCGTCACGCTTGTGTATTTGAATATTCCGAGAgatttatatttgtgttttgaAAAAGAGGAAGAGAAAGAGAATTTTCTGAAGGTTCTTCAAGAACACACACAAACT caaTCAAACTCGGACGATGACAATTTTGATAAGCCGACTGTAAAAGAAATTCCGATTGATTTGAATAACCC gatttttgaAGAGttggataaattaaaaaatgctattaGAAGTGAAAGTAGCAACCAAGAGCTTGACAATTTGtcaaaagaatatattttcccTGAAAATTACCGTAGAGATTCTGGGTACTCCACAACTAACTCAAGATCGAGCAATGCATCAACAATCAGCAGAAATTCATTTATCTCTTCCCTTTCACCGAAAATCAGTTACGATATAAATTCTTTTGATCCATCAAAAACTTTGCTATCCTGCCCATCTGTTGAATATGATTTAAGTTTGTCTCCATTATCATCTAAGGACGGTTCAAATCTAAATATGAATTTAGAGTTTAATGAAAATTCCGAGGAgtcaaaagaaaacttttatgaaaacgTAAATATTAGTACTTTATCCATATAA
- the LOC136081293 gene encoding putative leucine-rich repeat-containing protein DDB_G0290503 yields MSSKLNTEVSIKLVREIFQEMFQKQQKDILALISANLKLANDRIDGLLTEINTLKNSCEVLKKENENRNTDLKKTNKQMIKYEKIQKDIEESLTFYQDCHDKKVSDLEKKLINDKKVSDVEKKMSSNATIGENEKNRFRQLEDRQRRNNLRIEGVKENDNENWDDTEVKIINLLENNLNVKDVIIERAHRTGIIDIKKPRTIVIKLLNYKDKVKILKNANKLKGSGIYINEDFSLETTIIRKKLLEESKTHRINGKYSVVIYDKLIVKEFRKKKSC; encoded by the coding sequence ATGAGTTCAAAACTTAACACTGAAGTCTCAATAAAATTAGTTCGTGAAATATTTCAAGAAATGTtccaaaaacaacaaaaagatattttagcGTTAATAAGTGCAAATTTAAAACTGGCTAACGATCGAATTGATGGATTGCTAACAGAAATTAATACATTAAAGAATTCTtgtgaagttttaaaaaaggaaaacgaAAACCGAAATACcgatcttaaaaaaacaaacaagcagatgataaagtatgaaaaaatacaaaaagacaTTGAAGAAAGTCTAACGTTCTATCAGGATTGCCATGATAAAAAAGTCAgcgatttggaaaaaaaattgataaatgataaaaaagtcagtgatgtggaaaaaaaaatgtcgtCGAATGCAACCATAGgggagaatgaaaaaaatagatttagacAACTAGAAGATCGTCAAAGGAGAAACAATCTTCGAATCGAAGGAGTCAAAGAAAATGATAACGAAAACTGGGATGATAcggaagtaaaaataataaaccttcTTGAAAATAACCTCAATGTAAAAGATGTAATCATAGAAAGAGCGCACAGAACTGGTATTATCGATATTAAAAAGCCTAGAACAATTGTAATTAAGTTACTAAATTATAAAGACaaagtaaagattttaaaaaacgcCAACAAACTAAAAGGTTCTGGAATTTATATTAACGAGGATTTTTCGCTAGAAACTACTATAATAAGAAAGAAACTTCTTGAAGAAAGTAAAACACATAGGATAAACGGTAAATATTCTGTTGTTATATATGATAAGCTCattgttaaagaatttagaaaaaaaaaatcatgttaa
- the LOC136081292 gene encoding uncharacterized protein LOC136081292, whose product MSDGWTNIRGDHIANICNKAPDQKLYFYTSINTSGIIQNSSAVAAAILQVIEKIGSQKFTSFISNNAPVMKSAWGIIEEKYPHISASGCGAYGVNLLVNYIVSTTEATKTVKGAEKICEKPSHRESKSPAIKIRSYSVGREESTLLKEIQPKNTSPDVMALIKYNPFWDRLFKLVKSIEFPSVIGKLESDEAPLSLVYDYFGQMYNSYMDDKGIQQKVQSRLDFLFTPGIGIAFILTPKNAAEGFYLNEGKTDFITATVEFANKIKPEIADTSEDELIAFIGEMAALPERRKETIFKMNAQNYWNIIGRDKYPALYEIARPVNEMICSSATAERAWSTFRFIHSRLRNRLTNEREKLLFLYTNSVPMDTNDKTDYILEEGAILNEIECQEITE is encoded by the exons ATGTCTGACGGCTGGACGAATATAAGAGGCGATCACATAgcgaatatttgtaataaagcgCCCGATCAGAAGCTTTATTTTTACACCTCGATAAATACATCCGGAATCATTCAAAATTCATCTGCAGTTGCCGCGGCAATCTTACAAGTTATTGAGAAGATTGGCTCACAAAAATTTACCAGTTTCATAAGCAACAACGCTCCTGTTATGAAATCAGCGTGGGGGATCATTGAGGAGAAATATCCACACATCTCGGCTAGCGGATGCGGAGCTTATGGAGTCAACTTGCTTGTGAATTACATAGTTTCTACAACTGAGGCCACAAAAACAGTCAAAGGTGCAGAGAAAATATGTGAAAAACCATCACATCGTGAAAGCAAA TCTCCAGCAATCAAAATACGTTCTTATTCAGTTGGTAGAGAAGAAAGTACATTACTAAAGGAAATTCAACCAAAGAATACATCTCCTGATGTAATGGCGTTGATAAAATATAACCCATTTTGGGACCGTCTCTTTAAGCTTGTCAAAAGCATTGAATTTCCTTCCGTGATCGGAAAGCTAGAAAGTGATGAAGCACCATTGTCCCTCGTGTATGATTACTTTGGTCAAATGTACAATTCATATATGGACGATAAAGGCATACAACAAAAAGTGCAATCTCGCCTCGATTTTCTCTTTACACCAGGTATTGGAATTGCTTTCATATTAACGCCCAAAAATGCCGCAGAAGGTTTCTATTTGAATGAAGGTAAAACCGATTTTATCACTGCTACAGTTGAATTCGCCAATAAGATTAAACCTGAAATTGCTGACACTTCTGAGGATGAATTGATTGCTTTTATAGGAGAAATGGCTGCACTGCCTGAGAGAAGAAAGGAAACAATATTCAAGATGAACGCGCAAAATTATTGGAACATTATCGGTCGCGATAAATATCCTGCTCTTTACGAAATCGCTAGACCTGTTAACGAAATGATCTGCTCATCGGCTACAGCAGAAAGAGCTTGGTCGACCTTTCGATTTATTCACTCGCGACTAAGAAATCGTCTTACGAATGAGAGAGAAAAGCTGTTATTCTTGTATACCAATAGCGTGCCGATGGACACAAATGACAAGACTGATTACATTCTTGAAGAAGGTGCAATTCTCAATGAAATTGAATGTCAAGAAATCACCGAATAG